The Oncorhynchus tshawytscha isolate Ot180627B linkage group LG08, Otsh_v2.0, whole genome shotgun sequence genome window below encodes:
- the LOC121846988 gene encoding uncharacterized serine-rich protein C215.13-like, with amino-acid sequence MCGLRYNTWLQDDSQLSSNPLMTPDILGSSTTVSVHTYVKATFNAFNKCTREGFRLQTVDKAPLAKRRKLKKTSTSTETRSSSGESTRSSSSSSQSHPDTRSSSSSSQSHQDTRSSFSTSSSSSSSLSHHNTHSSFSFSQSHQDILFSSSSLSHQDTLFSSSLSHQDTLFSSTLSHQDTHSSTTPTPPPPCPTRTPTPPPPCPTRTHSSSTLSHQDTHSSSTLSHQDTHSSSTLSHQDTHSSSTLSHQEKTGGDGIADPPPQPSISSTTTPVTTPLSMGSDNDPAPERSPPPAFYFSD; translated from the exons ATGTGTGGTCTGAGGTACAACACCTGGCTCCAAGACGACAGCCagctctcctccaaccctctgaTGACACCTGACATCCTGGGTTCTTCCACCACCGTGTCTGTACACACCTACGTCAAGGCTACCTTCAAT GCGTTCAACAAGTGTACACGGGAGGGTTTCCGTCTGCAGACGGTGGACAAGGCCCCGCTGGCCAAGAGGAGGAAGTTGAAGAAGACCAGCACCAGCACAGAGACCAGGAGCAGCTCTGGAGAGAGCacccgctcctcctcctcctcctcccagtcccACCCGGACacccgctcctcctcctcctcatcccagtCGCACCAGGACACCCGCTCATCattctccacctcttcctcctcctcctccagcttgTCTCACCACAACACCCACTCCTCCTTTTCCTTCTCCCAGTCTCACCAGgacatcctcttctcctcctcctccctgtcccaccaggacaccctcttctcctcctccctgtcccaccaggacaccctcttctcctccaccctgtcccaccaggacacccactcctccac GACacccactcctcctccaccctgtcccACCAGGACacccactcctcctccaccctgtcccACCAGGACacactcctcctccaccctgtcccACCAGGACACCCACTCATCCTCCACCCTGTCCCACCAGGACACCCACTCATCCTCCACCCTGTCCCACCAGGACACCCACTCATCCTCCACCCTGTCCCACCAGGAGAAGACTGGGGGAGACGGTATCGCCGACCCTCCACCCCAACCTTCCATCAGCTCCACCACCACCCCTGTCACCACACCCCTCTCCATGGGCTCAGACAACGACCCCGCCCCGGAACGCTCGCCGCCTCCAGCCTTCTACTtctcagactga